A stretch of DNA from Streptomyces spiramyceticus:
GCAATGCCGTGTCCGCGCGGGACGCGGTGCACCACCGTGGCGGGCCACACGGCGGGCCGTACCGCCTCGTCCTGCTCGGCAGCACTGATCATGACGTCGGCGACTACGCCGTACGCCTTTGTCCAGGCGGCGGCGATGTCCGCAGTCCACGCAGGGCCTGCGTAGCGGGCCAGAGAGGCGAGGAGGCACTCGCCCACGGCCGGGAAGTGCGCGGCGAGTGTGCCGAACTTGCGGTGATCGCGGCCGAGGTGTCCACAGAAGCGAACCAGGTTCTCGGGGTCGTCGACCAGGTCCACGATGCGCAGCAGCGCGCGCAGCAGACGGCCGCGCTGGGCGTCCATCCCCGGCGGGAACATCGGACGGACCTCGGGGTAGCGGGCGAAGAGGATCGCGTAGAAGTAGACCGTCATTTCTGCGGCAAGGGGCTCGACCACCGAGACAGAGGCGCGTATGAGCTCTGTCTCGTGGGTCGACAAAGGCGCCTCGACGACCTCTGGCTCAACGGTATGCAGGGCCGGGGTGTGCGCCGGGTCCGCCGGAGAGGGGTGCGCGGATGTGCTGCTTGAGCGATTGATCCGGAATCTCAAGGGACCAGCGCTCCTCCATCTGTTATTCGAGATGGCTTCCCTCCGGCGGACCGTGGGGCGGCATCGCTCATGAGGCCGGGGCACCGGAGGGCGCTATGGATGGCGTCTTCACTGGATCCTCCTCTCGGGAGAGCGGTGATCGGGGCATCGGAGGTGGCGATCATGAGTCCTCAGGGTGGGGGCGGAGCGTTGAAACGGATCAAGCGGTTCCGGACGCTACATGACCGTGTAGGTGACTCAGAAGTAGCTAAGGGGATGGCCGGGACGGACCTATTCCACTCCGGTCGGTATATCCGTTAAGCGCCAAGCGCTTCGCGACCGACCGTCGTTCTGGTCCCGGAATCCGAGTCCAGCAACCGCGCCCAGCAGCAACGGGCGCACTCGGTGCATGGGTTTCGTGCATGCGTACGGCTGCTGCGAAGCGCTGTCACGCGCCTTCCTGGAGCGGTCGGCCGGTGGCCTCGGCCCAGTCGCGCGGGCCGCCGGCGAGGACAGCGAGGCCCCGGTGTCCGGCGCGCTGGAGCAGGCTGGCGGCTGTCGTGGCGCGCTCGCCGCGGCCGCAAGCGACCACGGCGCCCGCCGGCGCTTCGCCGGAGCGGTCGACGAGCTCACCCAGTTCGATGGGGACCGCGCCGGGAATGTGTCCGGCGGTGTGCTCGGAGTGCTGGCGGACGTCGAGGACCGGGCGGTCGGCGATGCGCTCGGCGGTGAGCCGTTCGAGGGTCTGCCGCTCGCCACCGCAGGCGGTCCAGACGGCCATGTGCAGGTGCCCTGCGAGGCGCTCGTACCCGATCTTCAGCGCCTGCCAGACGAGTTCCGCGAGATCCTGCCCGGGCGCGGTGACGAAGACGATCGGTGCGTCGTCGGGCAGCAACCAGCCCAGCCAGGTGGCGAACTGGTCGCGCAGCGAAATGGAGACGGCGCCGGGGATGTGACCTGCGGCGAAGTCCGCCACCGGGCGTACGTCGACAAGCTGTGCGCCCTCGTCCAGAAGGGCCCGCACCTCGGCCACGCTGAGCGCATTGAGCACCGGGGGCGACTCGAAGATGCCGGGCCCGCGCCGGTTGATCTCGGCCAGTCGGCCGAAGTACGCCGGGTAGGAACCGAGGCTGCCCACCAGCTGCCGTACGAAGGCATCCTCGTCGGGCGCGGCGAGCAGCGGGTTGGCCCGCGTCTCGGCGCCGATGGTGGTCGTGCGCTCGGCCCCCGGCGGGGCGGAGCAGAACGAGCCCGCGCCGTGGGTGGGCCACACCGCGACCTCGTCGGGCAGCTCGGCCAGCCGGTGCAGAGACCGGTACTGGGCGCGGGCGAGTTCCTCCGCCCGGTCGGCGCCGAGCAGATCCGTACGCGCGGCCGAGCCGACGATCAGCGAGCCGCCGGTGAACACGCCGAGCTCGTGGGAGCCGTCCAGCAGCAGGAAGGACAGGTGCTCGTCGGTGTGGCCCGGGGTGGCCAGCGCGCGCAGCGTCAGCCCGCCCAGGTTGGTCTCGTCACCGTCGTCGAGGCGGTGATGCGGGAAGGCCCGGTTCCCGGCGGCGGAGGCCAGCACTGCGGCGCCGTCGTCGTGCGCGAGTTGCAGTGCGCCGGACAGGAAGTCGGCGTGCAGGTGGGTGTCGGCGGCGAACGCGACCGTCAGCCCGCTCCGCCGGGCCGCCTCGCGCAGCGCCCGCAGGTCCCGGCTCGCGTCCACGGCCAGGGCGCGGCCGTCGCCGAGGCCGACGAGGTAGGCGCTGTTGCCCAGGCCTGTGTCGACGAGCGGAATCAGGTGATCGTCGGCGAAGCCCATCACGTCCTCCGCATATCAGCGTAGGAGCCGGGCCGTTGCGGCGCGCGTCAGGCCGCTCGCAGCTCAACCCACCAGCTCGCTGCGCTCCACCGCCGGTGCCGCTCGCACGGAGCGGCACCGGCGGGCGCACCTACCTACGGTGCGGGGACTTCCCGTACCAGCTCCGAGGTCCACGGACACCAGTAGCCGCCGGGCAGAAATGCGCCGCCGGCCTCGTCGAGGTGGTCTTCCACGTAGGGAAGCGTCGCGTCGCACACCTCGATGGCCGACTCGAAAAAGCTGATCGTTTCGGGACTGAAGTGGAAGCTCCACGTGGGGTTGTAGGGGGCAGGGCGCTTGACGATCCTGCCGACGACGTGGGTCTCGTATGTCTCCTCGCCGCTCAGAATCTTCCGGGCCTTCTCGATTTTGACCGGGTCGGTGAGCTGGAAGACGGCCGTTTCACGCGAGATGTCGGTGAACTCGAAGTAGGCGGTTTCGGCCGCGGGGCGCTGCACCGGACCTGCCTCGGCGGGCTGAGCCGCTGTGAGGGCGAGCATCGCGGCCGCCGCGAGGCTGCCGATCTTCGTGAAGAGACGTCGCACGGTCTTCTCCTGTACGTGTCGGGCGGTGGCGGATCACCGTCGTCGACACGGACAGTATTTGCGCGAACTCACCCGGTTACGAAGCTTGTTGGGCCGCCACTCGATCTTGTGAGTGGGCGTGACTAAACCGGCTGCCGGGAGCGTTGGGGCTTGTTCGGGGGCGCTCACTCAGCCGCCGTACCGCGCGAGCGTCCCGCACCCCCGGATCCCGCACCCCCGGATCCCGCAGTCCCGCATCCCCGCATCCCCGC
This window harbors:
- a CDS encoding MBL fold metallo-hydrolase, which translates into the protein MGFADDHLIPLVDTGLGNSAYLVGLGDGRALAVDASRDLRALREAARRSGLTVAFAADTHLHADFLSGALQLAHDDGAAVLASAAGNRAFPHHRLDDGDETNLGGLTLRALATPGHTDEHLSFLLLDGSHELGVFTGGSLIVGSAARTDLLGADRAEELARAQYRSLHRLAELPDEVAVWPTHGAGSFCSAPPGAERTTTIGAETRANPLLAAPDEDAFVRQLVGSLGSYPAYFGRLAEINRRGPGIFESPPVLNALSVAEVRALLDEGAQLVDVRPVADFAAGHIPGAVSISLRDQFATWLGWLLPDDAPIVFVTAPGQDLAELVWQALKIGYERLAGHLHMAVWTACGGERQTLERLTAERIADRPVLDVRQHSEHTAGHIPGAVPIELGELVDRSGEAPAGAVVACGRGERATTAASLLQRAGHRGLAVLAGGPRDWAEATGRPLQEGA
- a CDS encoding calmodulin-binding protein produces the protein MRRLFTKIGSLAAAAMLALTAAQPAEAGPVQRPAAETAYFEFTDISRETAVFQLTDPVKIEKARKILSGEETYETHVVGRIVKRPAPYNPTWSFHFSPETISFFESAIEVCDATLPYVEDHLDEAGGAFLPGGYWCPWTSELVREVPAP